The nucleotide sequence ACAAACACAGCGGGATTTAGTTCAGTTGCATTCATCGGGCTGTGAATGAGCAAGGCGCACATAAGCGCGATCGAGAACGCGAGAACAGACCGAATCTGGGAAGAAGAGGGTTGCATTTCAATTTAAGCCAATGAGTTTTGTTGAAAAAACGGACTTGAGCTTTGGGCACTTTGTTCACTCCGGTAATCTGTGGTAAGGTAATCAAAACCTTGCTTGTTGCACAATATTTTCAATTACCATGCTGCTGTCTTCGAGAATCAATGTTTGGCATATGGTTCCGATCGCCCTTGGGTTACATGGACTGATGTTTATTGTTCCGGTTCCTTCCCAAGATGCGATCGTAGAGCGGCAAAATCCTAAAACGGTAAGGGTTGCCAATGTGCCCAATCCTTCTTCCAAGGCAACAACGCCGCCGACTCCCAAAGCAAAGGCTTCTCCCAAGCCTACTCCGCCACTGTTGGTGAAGCCTCGTGTAGTTGAACCTCCTGTAACTCTTTCTCAACCTAAGCCAAGTGCCTCGACTCCTATCGTTGCGACTCCGACCCCCTCTCCAGTTGTGTCACCCTCTCCAGTGGTATCACCCTCTCCAGCGCCAACGACTTCTCCGACCCCAACGCCGTCCCCCTCGCCTAAAGACGCTTTACAGCTCGATGGTGCAACTCCGGGCTGTGATGGGCGCGAAGGATGCTGGGAAATTGCTGAAACACAGGGGAGAATGATATCGAAAACGCTAGAGAAGCAGCTACAAGACCAGGGCTATCAAGTGACTGAGAAAGATATCAACGAAGATGTAGGAATGCGAGTGTATCAAGTTGAGAAATCAGGAACTCAGCCGTATTATCTGCATTTTATCTGGAGCGATCGCGGAACCGCTTATGTTCGTCACGCTCAAATTCTCAGCCGTAGCGAACTCGAAGCGATCGCAAATCTCTAGTACGTGCGCCCTTTCCATGCACCGCCCTGTCCTTGCCAATGTTTGACAGCAGAATCGATCGTCATGAGTAGATAGAGAAATGCGATCGCAGGTAAGCAAAACGCATACCAAAATGAACAGCGATAAAACTGCACGATTGGAAAGTAAGCCAGAGTCATTAATGCGTAAGTTAATAAGCTAATTGAATTTCCGGTTAATATTCCAATTACGGGAGAGAGATAAACAATAAACATTCCGGATACTGCACCCATTAATAGCAGAGGAGAATAATTTAGTTGGGTATAAGCAGTACGAGAGACCATGTTCCAGATCGTACCGAGTGAATCGTAGGGACGTAAACTGATTGTCGTTGGAGTCAATCCGAGCCAGATTCTTTTAGAACCCGTCGATTTAATCGCATCCGCTAAGGCACAATCATCAATTAACGCTTGCCGAATTGCCGCGACACCGCCAATTCGAATCAATGCCTCACATCGAATGAGACTACATCCGCCTGCCGCAGCCGCTAACGATCGACCCGGATCATTTGCCCAACGAAACGGATATAGCTTAGCGAAAAAGAACACAAATGCTGGAATCAGTAACTTCTCCCAAAAACTCACACAGCGTAATCGCACCATGAGCGATACTAACTCGCGATCGTCTGCGATCGCATGACTCACCAGATCTCGCAAATTGTTCTGATCATGCTCAATATCTGCGTCCGTCAACAAAAAATAATCCGGCTGCAACTCCATGCCTTTTTGAATGCCCTGTTCCAACGCCCACAGTTTTCCTGTCCAACCTGCGGGTAGGGGTTGCGCTGAGAGAATCTGTAGCTGAGCGGCTTTTCCGAGCGATTCGGCTGTTTCCTTGGCGACTTCTGCGGTTCCGTCGGTGCTGTGATCGTCTACTAGAATGATTTGGAGCGAACCAGAATAGGATTGTGTGAGCAACGATCGCAAAGTAATCGACAGCAAATCCGCTTCATTTCGGGCTGGAATTACGACGCAAACCGAAGCGCTTTCTAGCTCTCCATCGGGCAGGCGTTGATCCATTCGCCAAAACTGCCCCCGGAATCCTAGCAAATAGATCCAAATTAATAAACTTACGATCGACAGCCCAAGAATGATTTCGCTCATGTCACAATCACGATAAATGCTTTAATTACACGGGGAGCGATCGCAATGGCTTTCATTCGCGTTGATGAAAACATCACTGTGAACACCCAGTACATCGTAAAAGTAAAGTGGAAACTTAATGCTGAAAATGATGAACTCTCAGGATCAATTTTCCTAACAGGTGGCGACAAGAACGAAGTGGTTGCGATCAAAGGTGCAGCCGCTTATAAATTGTGGGATATTCTTCATGCGCGTGAGGATTTGCCCCGAAATAAAAATAGCGAAGCGAGCGCAGAATGGCAGCATAGCCGTAGAGGTTGGTAATGTTTGGGTGTGAGGAGAATTTGGCATGCAGGAACGATCGCTCTTAACCGCAATTGAAGCAAGTCAGCAGTATCTTTTATCGCTGCAAAAACCAGAAGGATACTGGTGGGCAGAGCTTGAATCGAATGTGACGATCACGGCTGAGACCATTTTGCTGCACAAGATTTGGGGAACCGATCAAGCACGACCGCTGCACAAAGCCGAGGACTATTTACGATCGCAGCAGCGTGATCATGGCGGTTGGGAATTGTATTACAACGATGGCGGCGATCTGAGTACAACGGTTGAAGCGTATATGGCGCTACGGCTGCTTGGGGTTGCGGCGGCTGATCCGGCATTGGTCAGAGCCAAAGAATTTATCCTGGCGCGGGGCGGAATTACCAAAACGCGGATTTTTACCAAGTTTCATTTGGCGCTGATTGGGTGTTTTGATTGGCGCGGTATTCCTTCGCTGCCGCCTTGGATTATGTTTTTACCCTCGCTGAAAGTGGAAATCCCGAATCCGTTTGGTACAGAGCCGCTTTTTTCAGGACATACCTTCAGCATTTATGAGATGTCGAGTTGGGCGCGAGGCAGTACCGTTCCGTTGTTGATCGCGTTCGATCGCAAGCCCGTTTTCATTACCAATCCAGCCATTACGCTCGATGAACTCTACACCGAGGGCGTACATAATGCGGTGTATGAGTTGCCGAGAAAATCGGATTGGACAGACTTATTTTTGGATCTCGATCGAGCGTTCAAGTTTGCTGAAGAGTTGAATTTCATGCCGCTACGCGAGGAAGGCATCAAAGCGGCAGAAAAATGGATTCTTGAACGCCAAGAAGCCACTGGAGATTGGGGTGGGATTATTCCCGCGATGATCAATTCGCTGCTGGCATTGCGCTGTTTAGGGTACAACGCGAATGATCCGTTTGTGGCACGGGGATTAAAGGCGATCGACAATTTCGCGATCGAAGAAGAGAATAGTTATCGGATTCAGCCTTGTGTGTCTCCGGTTTGGGATACGGGACTGGTG is from Cyanobacteria bacterium FACHB-DQ100 and encodes:
- a CDS encoding glycosyltransferase, with product MSEIILGLSIVSLLIWIYLLGFRGQFWRMDQRLPDGELESASVCVVIPARNEADLLSITLRSLLTQSYSGSLQIILVDDHSTDGTAEVAKETAESLGKAAQLQILSAQPLPAGWTGKLWALEQGIQKGMELQPDYFLLTDADIEHDQNNLRDLVSHAIADDRELVSLMVRLRCVSFWEKLLIPAFVFFFAKLYPFRWANDPGRSLAAAAGGCSLIRCEALIRIGGVAAIRQALIDDCALADAIKSTGSKRIWLGLTPTTISLRPYDSLGTIWNMVSRTAYTQLNYSPLLLMGAVSGMFIVYLSPVIGILTGNSISLLTYALMTLAYFPIVQFYRCSFWYAFCLPAIAFLYLLMTIDSAVKHWQGQGGAWKGRTY